CGCCTGCAGCGCACGAAATCTAGGTATATTTTCAGCATCTGGAGAGTTCATAACAGGGCTGGATGATGATGACGAGTTTACACCATCACGAATAACCACGTTCGTGAATTGCTGGCAAGATCAGTACTCATTTATATGCAGCAATTTCAAAAATGTTTACTCGAGTGGAAAACAGAAAAATTACTACCGGGGTGCTGATAAGATAATAAGGGTTGACGACTTATTGCTTGATAACATCGCATCTAATCAGGTGTTTACAAAAACACATAAGCTACAAGCTATTGGTGGCTTCGATGCTAAGGTTGCGAGACTCCAGGATTGGGATACATGGCTGCGGTTATCAAAAAAATTCGGCGCAGGTTTAAGGTTGGCGCAGTCACTTTATATTATGCATCATGATGAGGCTGACGCCACAAGAGTCTCGCGCAATATGACTTTTAGTACCGCCTTGCATGCATTGTATGAAAGAAACAAAAGCTACTATGACAAGAAATATGAATTTTTAGTTCGTTCAAAAATTAGGCTTATCCAGCGGCGTTTTACATTAATTGACATGATAAAATGCTGCTGGTATAAAAAAAGTGTAAGGCCACTGTTCCAGTTTTTATTCCAGTTCATAAAAAAAATAGACTAATAAATTCCTAAGAATAGACTAATAAATTCCTAAGGGTTGATTTGTTAATTGGCCATTACCTTTGAGGGTTTGTCAGTTGTTGGTGCGATTTTTCGATAAATTAAGTCTCCTTCACAACAATTGTTAGGTTTGTCAGCCCAACAATAGCGACTGATTTCTACATGGTGGAAGGCGAAACAGATTTTATCGATTGTATGTTCATTGTTATTGAGCTAAAGCGGTTATCAATAAAACAAATGCTCGCCATTTTTGAAGATTAGCATTCTTTGGACAGAAGTCTGCGTAAATATCGTCATATATACTAATCCTCGCAAAAGAGCCACCCCATATGGAATTTTGCAGCAAGCCCACTCTGACAATACTAATGTCTACTTACAATGGACAAAAGTATATTTCGGAGCAGTTGAATTCAATTATTTCACAATCGTATGAAAGTTGGACATTGCTCATTCGAGATGATGGGTCGAATGATGAAACGCAGAAAATTATATCTGAGTACTCAAAAAAAGATGAAAGAATTATTATAGTTGATGATGGTCTAGGAAACCTAGGTTCTGCTGGTTCTTTTTTAATGTTGCTTAAGCTTGTTGATACAGCATGTTTTATGTTTTCGGACCAGGATGATATTTGGCTCCCGGATAAAGTCAGCAAGACGTTGAGTAGAATTACATCGGATGACATTCCTCAATTAGTATTCACAGATCTATATGTTGTAGATAGTCATCTAAATGTTTTATCGGATTCATTCATGAAGTTGTCAAGATTCGACACCCAAACGGGCGTGAATTTCTCAAAATTAATATTTCAAAATATTGTTGTCGGTTGCACTATCGCTGGGAATAGGCGGCTGATCGAACGTAGCGGATTATTGAGTAGCGAACTCATTGGGTCAGTGGTAATGCACGACTGGTGGCTAGCGCTGACTGCCTGTGTTCATGGGCGATTAATATATGTAAATGATAAAACAATATTGTATAGGCAACATGGCAATAATCATATTGGGGTAAAAAAACTAGATTTGAAGCGATATATAAAGCTGCTTTTAAATGAAAGGCCTTGGCTTAAGGCTAGAGATTACTTGAATATGGTAACTAAACAAGCGCAGGCATTTAGAAACCAAAATGAATCAAGCTTTACCCCAC
The window above is part of the Pseudomonas sp. B21-048 genome. Proteins encoded here:
- a CDS encoding glycosyltransferase codes for the protein MNRPQPLVTVYISTHNRFGKLKRAIGSVLKQDYPNIEIIVCDDGSSDETEAYLNQLILKHKNIVYKRNRTPEGACSARNLGIFSASGEFITGLDDDDEFTPSRITTFVNCWQDQYSFICSNFKNVYSSGKQKNYYRGADKIIRVDDLLLDNIASNQVFTKTHKLQAIGGFDAKVARLQDWDTWLRLSKKFGAGLRLAQSLYIMHHDEADATRVSRNMTFSTALHALYERNKSYYDKKYEFLVRSKIRLIQRRFTLIDMIKCCWYKKSVRPLFQFLFQFIKKID
- a CDS encoding glycosyltransferase family 2 protein, which produces MSTYNGQKYISEQLNSIISQSYESWTLLIRDDGSNDETQKIISEYSKKDERIIIVDDGLGNLGSAGSFLMLLKLVDTACFMFSDQDDIWLPDKVSKTLSRITSDDIPQLVFTDLYVVDSHLNVLSDSFMKLSRFDTQTGVNFSKLIFQNIVVGCTIAGNRRLIERSGLLSSELIGSVVMHDWWLALTACVHGRLIYVNDKTILYRQHGNNHIGVKKLDLKRYIKLLLNERPWLKARDYLNMVTKQAQAFRNQNESSFTPRQKAQIDMLISTRERAPIKTLLKCFINSVSMHKFDRNFALLVSLIGLDTRKRWK